GAAATCAACagaattcataaaacattttataaaaacctTGCTTAAGGAAACGGAGGGGGGGAAATTGACTCGAAAACATAAAAGTCTTGACTTTTTGGGTATATTAGCAAGGCACACATATGTACCAAAACATGCCTGTGTTTAAAGGCCTATTTGACACGAAACACTATGGACAGTATGCCAACTCTGTGTTCGAAATATCTCTCGCTTCTTCTTTACACACagtaataaaatatcatattttcacGGATATCACACTCCTGTAAATGTTGGCATAAATATATCATTTTCATTACATATGGGGGGGTGTTCATAATGGTCACAGTTACATACAATATCTTAACAGTATATTTACACCTTTATCATGCTACAGTCGCATGGTGTGTGTGAATCATGGCCTGATATAATGATCTAATAAGCCGTTGGTCTCACTGGAATagaaaataaggaaaactttaCACATGAAAAAAGCCAAAACACATCACAAACCCAACACTTATAGCCTCTACTTGGACAAAAAGCCTTTGTTACTACCAGAAACCCCTAATTTAGTGCTTTCCTGCCACTGGAATTACTGTCACAGTTGTGTAAAACACAATAATTATACCCCATATGGCagaaaatatatatcatatataatttttctacccaaaaaatgttttaaatatatgctatatactatatatatatatatgtgtgtgtgtgtgtgtgtgtgtgtgtgtgtgtgtgtgtgtgtgttgtaaacaGTGAAGTGCAGTTAagtatctttgaaaaaaaaaaaaatatttaaaattatttcaaatataattaaccctatatatatatatataaaaagcatttaaaaatacatattttctaagaaaaaaatcataatttcattcatcatttattttttttatgagttgATTTTTCGggccattttatatatatatatatatatatatatatatatctttttatttcaTATGGGATAGAAAGTGGTCACAGTGTATATTTCTCACGTTGGCTTTATCTAACCTTCTGCTCTCTCACTCAGAGTGGTGAAAGTGAGTGTTTATGATGGAGAATCACCAGTGTTTTCTCCATCCTCCGTCTACAGAAGGCACACGCAGCTGTGCTCAACATAAAGCCACATCTGTCAGCTTCGCTGCTTTAGAGATTCATGTGTGTTCGGCCCACAGGACGACCGACGTCAGATCAGTCTCTCCTCGGGAGGCACCTTCAGGACGCTGCCCATCTCTAGTCGGGCTCCAGCTACTTCCTGGTGACTGGGACTGTAGGTTCCCTCCGACTGGCGCTTCTTCCGGGCGGTGAGAACCAGACAAACCAGGCCGAGCGCTGCGAGCAGGACGGCTAGACAGGCCAGCGGGACGGCCACCATCAGCCACGGCACGcgctcctgctgctgctgcttctgcaggAGAAACACCCAACTACATTACACTGGAAATGAACACAAAACAGAATTTGTGAAGAGTTACACATTTCATGGTCGTTTGTGTGAGTTTTATTATTCAAACTAAGTTAAACCATTCAAATGGAAtctagattaataaaaaaaaaaattggtaaaagTAAAAAATGGTGGAATTCATAGAATTAGGGAAACACAGATTTTTtggggaaagaaaaataaaagtttcaacAATTTCATAGAGCACccgaaaaagtattttttttttacttttaattaattgttgttaAATTGGGTAAGTTTCATGACTTCAATGAATAAGAATTGCTTTTTAATTACTAAAAgttaaccattaaaacagaatccagatagacagatagataaatagacaaagaaagaaagaaaagaaagaaagatggactacagaaaaaaaaggaaaacactaAATTTGGGGAAAATAAAACTGATTACAACTGGccctaaaatgttaataaattgttgtaattactaaaaattttatttattttaaaaaaggattCATGAAatagtaaaatgaattaaaaacaatgcagaaaattttaaatagaaaacagaattCAGGAAAATAAAAAGGGATTTCAAAGTgccctaaaatgttttttttcttcttcttttttttcttttcagagatTGTTGTTAAACGATTAAATTTAACGATTACGATGTTTAacgattacattttattatttaataatatctgATAATTAGACATGCCtttgaattactaaaatgtaatttaccccttaaatttgaatacaatgatattacaataaaaatggaaaacagaatttggaggaaaataaaatacatttcacaaagccgtataattaattaattaaataaattgatacCTTTTTTGTTAAACGTTTAATAAACTGCTGTTAAATTAAACAAGTTTCAGAATTTCAATTAATcggacttttattattattattattgttgtttttattattattattattgttattattattatttttattattatcatcatcactaAAATTTGAAATCCTGAAACAATTacaatggaaaacatgtaatatgagaaaaaaaaaaatttcaaaggcccaaatttttttttttatattgggttagggttaggtttaataataatcataagaaaatttttttttcataatttcaattaattagacatactgtttgtttattataaactAACTAAcatattttttcatagtttggctggtcctgcgacttatagtcaggtgcgacttatttatcaaaattaatttaacgtgaaccgagagaaatgaaccaagttaaaacattaccgtctacagccacgatagggcactctatgctgctcagttctcctgtagtctacactgaaaacatagagcgccctctcgtggctggagatggtaatgttttctcttggttcctggttctaaataaatgcgacttatattccggtgcgacatatatatgtttttttcctcttcatgacgtatttttggactgatgggaCTTATActctggtgcgacttatagtccgaaaaatacggtacattaaTTAAAcggaatacagaaaaataaaattaaaatctggGGTGAAAAAAATAGGCTTTAGAGCATGGATGAAACAAAAGGACACAAGGACTCACCGTATCCTCACAGTTTTCTCCGCTGAAGTCGGGCACACACTCACAGATGTACTGATTGTGTCTGTTCACACACGTGCCTCCATTACGACACGGGTCCGACTCACACTCGTCTACATCCACTTCACATCTGGAACACAGACAGACATCAGTCTAACCGCACGCACGTTTAATCATCCTGATGAAGTCTGCAGAAGCGCACCTGTCTCCAGTGAAGCCCGGTCTGCAGGTACACTTCGCCCCCGACCATCCATCAGTGCAAACGCCTCCATGTTCACACTGTACATCCACATCACACTGCCGAGGAGGAAAACGCCATCTGATGGAAACAGCCTTTAGACAGTGCAGCCTTCACAAATAATAAATGTGCAATGTTTCACGCACTTGCTGCTGCTCTGGTATCACAATAAAACTAACTTTAATGGTGCACGAATATAAACGTATACTGTAGAAAAGcttgaatgtatttaaaaagtgTGATTGTGCAAATCAATTGGCTTAGTTTATGGATCAATATGGCAGATAAGTTCAGCATATACCTGTATCTGATTTAGAAAACTATTAGAAAATTGATGTTCATTGAAATAAGGCTAAAAaagaaatattagatgaaaaatatgACTGgtaattaattgaaatatatttatactatatatatgatttcattttcatttatattatattgtgtttCAGCTTTATTCCAATTGacaacattgtttattattatttttagttgatAAGTATGGCATAAATGAAAAAGGTCACATACTTCAGAGTAAATGTGAAGTGTCTCCTTCAGTGTTATTAGAGTAATATATTTGACTTTTCAAACCTTGCTAACATGGTTGTTAGAGGTAACTAAAATTAAatccataaaaatatataattttttaactttacattgtttttacattattaaaacctCCAAAACAATATAGCCatatacagttaaaataaaaaaaatcggtAAATTATCAACACAACGTTTATCAGTTTAActataaagaaaaattatatatagctaaaaaaaattataaataaataaaaagacaataaaatataacaatatacattactatttttaatgtttttgaaagaagtttcttctgctcatcaagcctgcatttatttgatcaaaaatacagaaaaaactgtaatattgtgaaatattattacaacttaaaataatagttttctatttgaatatacttaaaaaaaaatattcctgtgatgcaaagctgaattttcagcatcattcctccagcttcagtgtcacatgtaacatcagtcgatcacatgatcatttagaaatcattctaatattctgatttattatgagtgttggaaacagttctgctgtcgaatatatttgatcaataaaaggttaaaaagatttattaaaaaaaaaattataataatatatattctaataatacattttcttcaattatatcatttttaatcaatttaacacatccttgctgaacaaaagtattgattttataaaataaaaaaataaaaaaaataaaaaatactgaccccaaattactgaccagtagtgtatacttttattacacaatatatttacatcttttttttttttttttttttttacagcagaactgtttccaactttgataatgaatcatcatattagaatgatttctaaaggatcatgtgataatgatcctaaaaattcagatttgcatcacagaaataaatgataatttaaagtataatacatttaaaatctattattttaagttgtgataatatatcacaatattacagtttttttctgtatttttgatcaaataaatgcaggcttgatgagcagaagaaacttctttcaaaaacattaaaaatagtaatgtccaaacttttggtctgtactgtatatacgacactgaagactggtgtaatgatgctgaagattcagatttgcatcacagaaataaattaggtTTTACAATGTATTCACTTAGAAAGTTATACACACAGTAGTTATTTTTTAATagcagtaatatttcacaattatactgcttttactgtatttttgatcaaataaatgcagccctggtgagcagaatatatacacacacacacacacacacacagacacttagtAGTGAGACTCACTGGCAGAATGGTCCGGTGTGATCAGGTGGACAGACGCAGGTGTATCCTGTAACCGAAGCCACACATGAGCCTCCGTTCTCACAGCGATGCTCCTGGCACTCAGGCACCTCCAGCTGGCAGTTCTTCCCAGAATATCCAGGAACACACAGGCACTCATAGTCCCCCGGCAAATCCCGGCACGTCCCGCGGACACAGGGCCGTCTCTCGCACTCATCGATGTTCTGCTGGCAGCGTTCGCCCGTCCATCCCGGGCCACATTCACAGGAGAGGAGATTGAAGAGGTCCGAGCAGGTGCCGTTGTTCAGGCAGGGATCGGAAAGACAAGAGGAGGAGCTTCTGCATCCCAGACGAGGCTCCCAAATCCCACCGACCCGGATGAACTGTGACGTTTGCGGTGCTTCTTCCCCTAGGTGTCCAGAAAACGGTAAATAAATGCCGCCGACCCGCACCTCGCCCAAACAGCCGGTGTAGTTCTCCGCCAACAAAACGGTGGAGGAGTTGAAGAAGTCCATGTTTCCGGCGGCTTCCAAACTGAATCCGGCCGCTCGACCGTCCACAGCGAGGTGCCAGCGGGACGCGGAGATCCTCGAGCTGGACGTGTAGAGCTCCACCTGGTGCCAGTCTCCGTCAGAAACAGGGACGTCGCTGGTGAAGGCGTGCACCTCCAGACTGTTCCTGTCACGAAACTTCACGATCAGGGAGGAGTTCAGAAGCCCCATGCAGAAGAACTCCAGGCGGCTGGAGGCTCGTAACAGCGTCCCGTTCTCCTCTCGCGTCCGGAGCTGCATCGAGATGCTCGTCACGGGGAGGAACAAGGAGCCGTTGGCGCTGAACTTCAGAGCGTTGCTCTCAAACGTGGCGTTGGCTAAACCTGGAGTGAGCGGGAGATTATTAAATATGCACAGAGTTTGTTTTAGTGACAGGAGCTTCCAGAGCAGAAGAAAGTACAGACATTTACAGCAGATCTTATGATTTTATGTAGTTCACATTTATTCTTTGTGCTAAAACACTGAATTTGATTGCCATGTCTTGGGCAGTCattgaaatactattatagtttgttattacatacatacatatttatatacatatatatttcattttaattttaacattttagtaactttagtcattataatttttttatttgcctatttttatttcagttttagttttgcaTATTTAGTACATcaggttaaactaaattaaaatgagaaaagcTGCTTTGACTAAAAtaagcttttttaaatattttactttatttgagtTAATTTTGATCacgtgttttgttgttgttgttgttgttgttgttgttgttgttgttgttgttagtaaAATATAGTAGCCCTCGTTCTAGGTAAAAATTAAGCTTATTGGATTCATACAACTGACAAAAAATTAtagttataataaaaagaaaaacagtaaacctttaacaatattacttctcattaaaaatgtatgtttgattttgaatactattttaaaatatttcaatgcaaacattatattttcaaaatgtgccattttaaataaaaaaatcgatTGTGTGTTGCTTTCACAAAGATCATGTGTTTGATAACCAGCAAAATTCAAATGCATAACAATTatcttttagtttttattaaagtttttaattattttttttatatatatctgttatcatttaactttagttaaagttttattaattagttTGTACATctagttttttaaaatatatctatataatttaatgttgtattatttttagtttttttagtgcATCGAATGAGAAATGTCTCTTTGGCAGTTAgttgaaataaaaagtttttttaaatatttaatttcagttaacatttatttaaagcaacaaaggtgtttttttattatttttttatgggttTCAGTGTGAGTTTTAATTAGCCTAACAAATATTACCAACAACTCCGAAATTTGTTGGCGGTCAAACTGACCCAGAACATAATGTAAGAGTTTCTTATTGACTTCTATGAGCTtgcttgtctgttttttttaatactgagaAATAAGTTAAGGTAAAAACACAAGTCAGTGGACAATGAAGCCTCAACAGAACAGTTACTCACACTCATAACCGTCAGGTAAGTCCACACATCGAGTCCCAGAGTCGCACGGATCGCTGACGCACCACACACGAGTGTCACACGTCTTCCCAGAGAAGTTCAGTGGACACGAACACACAAAGTCATTCCAGATGACCTGACATTTCCCTCCGTTCTGACACGGCCGCATCTGCAATAACAGTCAAAGAGCTTTCGTGATTGTGCTGCATCTGAGAAGACCAGACAAGCACTAGAGAAGTGAATAAAACCAAGTTTAAGAATATAAAGATCAGCAGAAAAAGACTAGCTAACTAGTTTTATGCTTTGGATAGACgtcttttatgcttaccaaggctgcattcatttgattaaaaaatgcaataaaatcaataatattgtgtaataactgtaatttattcctgtgatgcaaatctgaattttcagcatcataattcCAGTCTATATGATTTTCCAGTAGTGTTATTTGCTTAAgttctagactcaaaactcatgtttttaGCTgcgcatttattgaatgagcactgatgtccaaactgattgcactgtattttacattttcactgttttttattttattttattttttatgtaaaataatttcctatatctaacttttttttaattccttttaaataagtccatttttaaatcattttcaaagttttaaaattgcttgttttatttttgttaattatttttcttcatgtttattttactttcttttatgtaaagcactttgaattaccattgtttacgtaatataaataaatagtatataaatatataaataaacttgctttgcctatattttgaattagtttatattttttattagtaaagctTTAGTAcatttgttgtgcttttgtaaaataaagaactgAGAAATCTCTgtataagaggtcattgtactataaaaacatcctgtaagtttgatacgttttatttttcaggattcacagctGAATAGAAAGTTCTATTTTTGTAGAAAGTTTAGAATCTTTTCTAACATGtacttactgtcacttttgattagggatgcacgataatatcggcacaacatcggtatcggccgataaaagcttaaaatgaccatcatcggtatcgcccgatatgaatatttctgccgatgagccaaaccgatattctccaagtgaaataattgacctgtttttcagatgtgaatgtctgtctacatttgtaaaataatacatttatggtagaatcagtacagaagagatacatggatttctcttcagtaaaattaaagttcaaatatatcaggcgaaaaaCGTGTATacatatcggtatcggcatcggccaaaattattttgaaaatatcggcatatcgaatatcggccaaaatccaatatcgtgcatccctacttttgATCGATTTAAAGCATCCTCGCTGAATTTGAACGGTTATGTTTCAGTGAGTCTCACCTTACACGTCTGGTCGCCGACACAGCCTTCCAGCACATTAGAGGAGTTTCTGGGTAAGTAGCTGGGATGCTGTGGTTTGTGGCTGATGCTGCCGGAGTAcatgtacagctgtgtgtcgtCTACACGGACGTCCTGCAGGCAGCCCTTAAAATATCCACCCCACTGTCTGGCGTTTTCTCCTTCAGGAAGTCCTCCGAGATAAGCCACATCTCCAGCCTCCACCTCGAAACCAATCATCTCTTCGGGAGTAAAAACCTGCTGCGTCTGATTAAACAATATAAAGCCTTGTTCTTTTTTCATGGTCACAAAGACCTTCTCCCCATCGGTTAGGAAGCTGGAGGCTTTTCTGATGGAGTTATATAACGCAATGTATAATGAGCCGTTTTTCAGAAAAACAGTGAGGTAAGCTTGATCCTCACGCTGGAGCTGGAAGACCAGGCCGTTTAACTGACGTGATTTCAGCCACAGTGACACGCTCACGTCACCGGCGTGCTGCTGCATGATGGGAAACGCAGCGAAGCTCCTGTTGCGCTCGGGACTGAACGTCCATGAAGTGAACTCTGCGGAGAAAGACGAGTAATACGTCAGTGTAGAGTATGAAACCATCCTGACACACAAGCCCAGTTCATATTTCACCCCAATAATGAgagcaaaatattaatttagatttgataaaaaaatattaggactgcttatatatatattttttttacttttttttacttttttttcatgcttATTAAAAGTTCTCATTTCTATTTGTTCACAGATTTTGTTTTAGCGTTTTGGTTAGATAATTTAAATTCTCTTTCAGTTCTCAGTGATGCATTGTattcagaaaagttttttttttttgtcagctgaacctTTCTGACCTTAAGTTATATaaaattagaatttatttaaagtacaactgatatacagtacataccaaaagtttggaaacattactattttcaatgtttttgaaagaagtttcttctgctcatcaagcctgcatttatttgatcaaaaatacagaaaaaaacagtaatattgtgaaatattattacaacttaaagcaatagctttctatttgaataggcttaaaaaaaataatttattcctgtgatgcaaagctgaattttcagcatcattcctccagccttcagtgtcacatgtaacatcagtcgatcacatgatcatttagaaatcattctaatattctgatttattatgagtgttggaaacagttctgctgtctaatatatttgatcaataaaagtttaaaaagaactgcatttattcaaaataaaaataaaaaattctaataatatattttctttactattactttttatcaatttaacacattcttgctaaataaaagtattgatttcatttaaaaaaaagaaagaaaaaattactgaccccaaattactgaccagtagtgtatattgttattacaaaatatttatatattaaaaacatagcttcttttttttttttttttttttttactttttattcatcaaagtatcctaaaaaagtatcacatgttctgaaaaaaatattaagcagcagaactgtttccaactttgatcatgaatcatcatattagaataatttctaaaggatcatgtgataatgatcctaaaaattcagctttgcatcacagaaataaatgataatttaaattaaaatacatttaaaaactattattttaaatcgtaataatatatcacaatattacatttttttctgtatttttgttcaaataaatgcaggcttgatgagcagaaaaaacttcttttaaaaacattaaaaatagtaatgtttccaaacctttggtctgtactgtatatatatatatatatatatatatatatatatatatatatatatatatatatatatatatatatatatatatacatatatcacaAAATGACTATTTGGTGGAATAaccctgatttaaaaaaaaaaaaaaaaaaaaaaaaaaaaacgtatatatatatatatatatatatatatatatatatatatatatatatatatatatatattcatgttacattttaaaagtagagGCATATCAATTAAGCATTCAAGCATTCAAGTTCACAAATAAAAGTCACATAATaaaaggcaattacattttttattccagAAAGCGGTTATTTAACAAGAAGCCTCACCTTCTGAACAGTTGTGTCCATGAAACGGTCTGTGGCAGTCGCACCTGTAGTCTGACCACAGATCCACACAGCGTCCGCGATCAGAGCAGGGCTCCAGACCGCACCAGTCGCTCTTCTCACACACCATCTGGACGTCCGGCTGCGTGCTGAAGCTTTGGGGAAGAACCGGCTGAGAATCCACCAGCAGATCCTCAAAACAGCCCACGAATCCCGTCCTGGATGTGGATCGGTTGAGGTATTCCTGCGGCACCCCGCCGATGTAGACTCTCTCCAAACCGTGCGGCTGGAAGGACAGAAGCTGGTTGTGACCTCCATCCTCCGCTTTGGTGATGTTGTCCGACAGCGAGGTCAGAATCAGTCTCTCATCCACACTAACCGAGACTTGGTGCCAGAGTCCATCGCTGAAATCCCCGCTTAACTGCACAGCGTACTTTAAATCTCCTGATTCGGCTCTGGACTGCAGATTTCCACCAATTAGCTCCAGTATGAAAAAGTGCTCTTGGCTTCCCCGGAAGAAGAGAATTAGATCCGGCAAGGTCGTCCTGAACCTCAGCTGGACACTGGGTCCTTGTGATCCCGTCTGCCTGCGGGTCCTGTTGATACGTGGGACTTCGATGACCAAATAACCTCCAGCTGTCAGGGAGAAGGTGGTGGATGTTTCACATGTGTCCCCATTGAAGCCTGAAGGGCATCTGCAGGTGTGCTGATGCTGTTCTCCGTGCAGTGAAGGCACACAGGTGGCGTTGTTTAGGCAGGGGTCAGGCACACAGCCGGTCAGCGGGACGTCGCAGTCGTGGCCGCCCCAGGGCAGCTGGCCCGGTGCAGCAGGTGGACAGTAACACGAGTAGTCATTGATGGCATCTTCACACCTGCCGCCGTTCTGACACGGGTTGCTCTCGCACTCGTCCAGATTAATCTCACACATGACACCTGCAGAGGGAATTACAGAGACTATGGTCATGTGATGCATTTGGCAAAGATATTCGACATGCATATACACTTACATGCAAAACCAGAGCGATGcataaaaatactaattatatCATACAAATTAAAGTCAGGTTATTATTGTGGactaaaataaaaaccataaaacataataaagtaaaaaccaactgaattcaaataaaatctaaaaatgaaatctaattaaaaatgttgacaaaaaatatatatatatatacacaatatatatataaatatatatatatatatatatatatatatatataaatactaagagtgaaaa
This genomic window from Carassius auratus strain Wakin chromosome 33, ASM336829v1, whole genome shotgun sequence contains:
- the crb2b gene encoding protein crumbs homolog 2b isoform X1 — protein: MEFGPIYLRYKRAVLLSLMFKLGLFCSVTSDVCLSSPCRNNSTCTPTVNGYLCTCSLSAPIYTGQHCERLYDPCEDAGCPSSCISSPGTENYTCMCPDGFDGPNCSRNVNECESNPCTGLKSYCVDGVDGYSCHCPSGYSGDDCRTRVRDCADDPCYNNASCVWAPSGYECQCAAGFRGQHCEEDIDECLSQPCRNGAICQDGIDLYQCYCVPGFQGYHCDIDINECASQPCENNGTCINGKDHYICECLIGFIGFNCEVDVDECEADPCQNGATCHDHVGLYTCECVPGFEGINCELNINECDSSPCQHGGTCLDMVNGYECECSGTGFVGSFCEEDIPECASDPCQHGATCQEGVNQYTCLCWPGYEGANCAVDVDECETQPCENDGVCFQRSDSRLYRVLPELDSDFSYESAAGYLCQCLAGFTGDNCSVNVNECESTPCENGGTCEDLINAFRCSCPAGFTGVMCEINLDECESNPCQNGGRCEDAINDYSCYCPPAAPGQLPWGGHDCDVPLTGCVPDPCLNNATCVPSLHGEQHQHTCRCPSGFNGDTCETSTTFSLTAGGYLVIEVPRINRTRRQTGSQGPSVQLRFRTTLPDLILFFRGSQEHFFILELIGGNLQSRAESGDLKYAVQLSGDFSDGLWHQVSVSVDERLILTSLSDNITKAEDGGHNQLLSFQPHGLERVYIGGVPQEYLNRSTSRTGFVGCFEDLLVDSQPVLPQSFSTQPDVQMVCEKSDWCGLEPCSDRGRCVDLWSDYRCDCHRPFHGHNCSEEFTSWTFSPERNRSFAAFPIMQQHAGDVSVSLWLKSRQLNGLVFQLQREDQAYLTVFLKNGSLYIALYNSIRKASSFLTDGEKVFVTMKKEQGFILFNQTQQVFTPEEMIGFEVEAGDVAYLGGLPEGENARQWGGYFKGCLQDVRVDDTQLYMYSGSISHKPQHPSYLPRNSSNVLEGCVGDQTCKMRPCQNGGKCQVIWNDFVCSCPLNFSGKTCDTRVWCVSDPCDSGTRCVDLPDGYECLANATFESNALKFSANGSLFLPVTSISMQLRTREENGTLLRASSRLEFFCMGLLNSSLIVKFRDRNSLEVHAFTSDVPVSDGDWHQVELYTSSSRISASRWHLAVDGRAAGFSLEAAGNMDFFNSSTVLLAENYTGCLGEVRVGGIYLPFSGHLGEEAPQTSQFIRVGGIWEPRLGCRSSSSCLSDPCLNNGTCSDLFNLLSCECGPGWTGERCQQNIDECERRPCVRGTCRDLPGDYECLCVPGYSGKNCQLEVPECQEHRCENGGSCVASVTGYTCVCPPDHTGPFCQWRFPPRQCDVDVQCEHGGVCTDGWSGAKCTCRPGFTGDRCEVDVDECESDPCRNGGTCVNRHNQYICECVPDFSGENCEDTKQQQQERVPWLMVAVPLACLAVLLAALGLVCLVLTARKKRQSEGTYSPSHQEVAGARLEMGSVLKVPPEERLI
- the crb2b gene encoding protein crumbs homolog 2b isoform X2, with translation MEFGPIYLRYKRAVLLSLMFKLGLFCSVTSDVCLSSPCRNNSTCTPTVNGYLCTCSLSAPIYTGQHCERLYDPCEDAGCPSSCISSPGTENYTCMCPDGFDGPNCSRNVNECESNPCTGLKSYCVDGVDGYSCHCPSGYSGDDCRTRVRDCADDPCYNNASCVWAPSGYECQCAAGFRGQHCEEDIDECLSQPCRNGAICQDGIDLYQCYCVPGFQGYHCDIDINECASQPCENNGTCINGKDHYICECLIGFIGFNCEVDVDECEADPCQNGATCHDHVGLYTCECVPGFEGINCELNINECDSSPCQHGGTCLDMVNGYECECSGTGFVGSFCEEDIPECASDPCQHGATCQEGVNQYTCLCWPGYEGANCAVDVDECETQPCENDGVCFQRSDSRLYRVLPELDSDFSYESAAGYLCQCLAGFTGDNCSVNVNECESTPCENGGTCEDLINAFRCSCPAGFTGVMCEINLDECESNPCQNGGRCEDAINDYSCYCPPAAPGQLPWGGHDCDVPLTGCVPDPCLNNATCVPSLHGEQHQHTCRCPSGFNGDTCETSTTFSLTAGGYLVIEVPRINRTRRQTGSQGPSVQLRFRTTLPDLILFFRGSQEHFFILELIGGNLQSRAESGDLKYAVQLSGDFSDGLWHQVSVSVDERLILTSLSDNITKAEDGGHNQLLSFQPHGLERVYIGGVPQEYLNRSTSRTGFVGCFEDLLVDSQPVLPQSFSTQPDVQMVCEKSDWCGLEPCSDRGRCVDLWSDYRCDCHRPFHGHNCSEEFTSWTFSPERNRSFAAFPIMQQHAGDVSVSLWLKSRQLNGLVFQLQREDQAYLTVFLKNGSLYIALYNSIRKASSFLTDGEKVFVTMKKEQGFILFNQTQQVFTPEEMIGFEVEAGDVAYLGGLPEGENARQWGGYFKGCLQDVRVDDTQLYMYSGSISHKPQHPSYLPRNSSNVLEGCVGDQTCKMRPCQNGGKCQVIWNDFVCSCPLNFSGKTCDTRVWCVSDPCDSGTRCVDLPDGYECLANATFESNALKFSANGSLFLPVTSISMQLRTREENGTLLRASSRLEFFCMGLLNSSLIVKFRDRNSLEVHAFTSDVPVSDGDWHQVELYTSSSRISASRWHLAVDGRAAGFSLEAAGNMDFFNSSTVLLAENYTGCLGEVRVGGIYLPFSGHLGEEAPQTSQFIRVGGIWEPRLGCRSSSSCLSDPCLNNGTCSDLFNLLSCECGPGWTGERCQQNIDECERRPCVRGTCRDLPGDYECLCVPGYSGKNCQLEVPECQEHRCENGGSCVASVTGYTCVCPPDHTGPFCQWRFPPRQCDVDVQCEHGGVCTDGWSGAKCTCRPGFTGDRCEVDVDECESDPCRNGGTCVNRHNQYICECVPDFSGENCEDTCNVVGCFSCRSSSSRSACRG